One Acetobacter oryzoeni genomic window, GGCTTTGTTTGTACGGCAGCCGCTGCACCTCTTGCGCGGTTACATCCCGATGGACTGGCCCATACCTGCCTTTCGCACTGCGCTACCACAACAGGACAAACGCATCGCCTTGCCTCCTACCTTAAATTAGAACCTCTTTTGGGATTAGGGCTCAGGTTGGGGGAAGGCTCAGGCGCTGCTCTCGCTGTTTCCATTTTACGTGCTGCACTCGCCTGCCACACAGGTATGGCTACTTTTGCAGAAGCCGCTGTAAGCCAGAAAACATGACCTCTTCTGGCTCCCTTTCCATATTAGGTAGATTACGGTTGCATTTGGCCTGTGGGGTTGGGCTTCTTACCCGCATACCTGTGAACTGGCTGTTACCTGCTGCTTACCAAAATAGTTCTGCTTCTTGGCCCTTGGCGCAATCTATCTGGTGCTGGCCTCTTGTTGGCATGGGCATTGGAGTATTTACCGGTGGACTGTCCGCAACATTACAACTGAGCCACATTCCGCCCCTTGCAGCAGCAGGCATAGCGTTAGGAGCGCAAGTTCTTATAACAGGCGGCTTACATGAAGATGGATTTGCCGATACCGCCGATAGTTCTGGTGGCATAACCCCTGAGCGCAAGCTGGAGATCATGCGTGATAGCCGCATTGGCAGTTACGGGGTGCTGGCTTTGTGTTTGGCAATTTTGATACGCGCGGGCGTGCTTTCATCCATACATTCCATCGCGCTGGCTTGCCTAATATGTGGGCTTGCTGGATGTTTGGCACGTGGCGCGTTTTTGGTTGTTACAAAAACAGTTCCACCGGCCCGGCCTGATGGTCTGGCACGATCGCTTTACCCCTTGCCACGCAACAATCTAACAATCGCTATAGTGGGCTCAATCTGTCTTAGCACTTTGCTGACAGTATTTTTAATACCCGTCCCGCTTACAACGGCATATGTACTAACATTTATAGCACTTCCTCTTTTACTGGCTTTGGCTATCGCCTTACTGATAGCCCAATATGCAAAACGCAAACTTGGTGGCTATACAGGTGATATTCTAGGAGCCTGTGCTGTTATTACAGAATGTGTAATTATGACGGTATTATCAGCGCTTTTTTATTAAAGTGCACACCAATCCTGCAAAGCTTCTTCCAACCTGTGCCATTGCTGTTCGGATGCAGGCAAGCCCATGCGCAGCCACTGGGCATTGTACGGGAAAATCCGGGTTACAATTCCTTTCTGGCAAAGATGCTGCCATAAATCTGTGGCCTGTTCGCATTCTACCAGCTCAAACAAAACAGCTTGGCCTTTGTGATTTAATCCTGCTTTGGTCAGTAATTTTTTTAAACGAGAACTTGCAGTACGCAGTTTAATTGAAGCCTGCCTTAACCATTCTCTATCCTGCAGGGCTTGGCATCCAACTGACAACCCAATGGTGCTCACAGGCCATGATCCCAACAGATCCCGCGCATATGCGGCTATGCTAGGTTGAGCCAACAAAAACCCCAGCCTAACCCCCGGCAACCCATATGTTTTGCCAAAAGAACGTAAAACAAGCAACGCAGGGTGCGGCAATGCAAACGCAACACTTTGGCCAGTAATATCTGCAAAAGCCTCATCCACCACCAACCAACTTCCCGCAGTCTGACAGGTATGAGCCAAATCAAGCAGATGCGAAGCCTGTATCAAACGCCCATCAGGATTATTGGGGTTACATACAACGCAGACCGTATTCTTTTGCTGTGCTGCCAATTGTAGATCAGCAAAATCAGATACTTCTGAAACTGAAATGCCGTTCTGCTTCCATGCCTGCACATGCCCGGAATACGTTGGCCCCAATATGCAGGCCCGTTCTGCCTTCAACACCCTTGGCAACAAAGCAATCAGGCTCTGGCTTCCTCCACCAGCAACCACCATGCGGGCGTCAGAAACGCCATAAGCTGTAGCAGCAGCATGCTGTAACGCCGCTTCTTCTGCCTCTTCTGGTAATGTGTGCAAAGCAAATAGATCGGGCAATTTTGCTGGGTAAGCAAAGGGACTGATCCCTGTAGAAAGGTCTACAAATGGTTGCGGTGCATCTGCAAACATCTGCATAATTTTTTGCACTTGCCCGCCATGTACAGGGATATAGCTTGGTGCTGATGATGTTTTTGCAGGCGACACAGAAACTGCAGATGCCTGTTGCAGCGGATACCCCTTGCCTTCTTGCCGCTTTTCCCGCACGCCTGCATCTGCCATGCTGCTTTATCCTTTTTCTACAACCCTACCCGTTGCCGCTATAGCTGCGGGGCTAGAAGCTTTATGCGGATATCCTGCACCGCTGTTTGCTACAATAAGCCACCCTGTTGTGTGGATTGGCTTCTTGATAAACAGGCTGGAGCAGACGTTCAACCGGCCTGAATGGTCAGATACCGCACGCCGGATATCCGGTTTGTTCACGCTTTTGCTGCTTGTTGGTATTCCTGTCGGGCTGACGGTACTGATCCTCCATATTGGTTATATGCTTTTACCTGCAACTTTTATGCTTGGTGTGCAGGCTGTAGCCGCATGCACACTGGTGGCTCAGAAGTCTTTATGGGTGCATGTCAAAGCAGTTGCCACGGCACTTCAACACAATGGAGTGGAAGGCGGACGCAATGCGGTAAGCCAAATTGTGGGGCGCGATACATCTGTGCTGGATGAAACCGGCGTTGTGCGTGCAGCCTTGGAAAGTCTGGCAGAAAACTTTTCCGACGGCATTGTTGCCCCTTTATTGTGGACGGCATTACTCGGCTTGCCCGGAACTGTCTTTTATAAAGCCGTTAACACGGCAGACAGCATGATCGGCCACCTTAACCCTCGTTATGCAGCATTTGGCATGGCTGCTGCCAAAATGGATGATCTGATTAACCTGCCTGCTTCCCGCTTGGCCGCATTGTGTATTCTCCTTTCCAGCCCCCCAACACACTGGCGCACAATCTGGGCCGCCATTTGGCGAGATGCGAGCCGCCATCGCTCCCCCAATGCAGGATGGCCAGAAACAGCTCTAGCCACGGCTCTTGGCGTGAAATTTGGTGGCCCCCGCAATTATGCAGGCACCATAGTAGATGATGGGTGGATTGGAGAAGGCACCACAACTGCTACCCTGCATGATTTGGAACACGGCCTTACCCTTTACCGCAGAGCGTGTGGTATTCTGATAGGTGGGTTGCTGCTAGCCGCTATTGGCTGCATGATAAAGCCATGACAGCACCTTTTTTCTCACCTTCTTTTCAGAACCAATTAGAGCAACTGCTTATATGGCGGCGAGATGTAAGGCATTTTCGCACAACACCCCTCCCAACGCCCGTCCTGGATGAACTGCTGGAAACGGCTTGCTTGGCACCCTCAGTCGGGTTGAGTGAACCATGGCGCTTTGTGCTGGTAAATGATTCTCGCCGCCGCGATGCTATCCGCCAGAACTTTATGCGCAGCAATACGCAGGAGCTGGAAGGGCGCGAAGGAAAAGATGCGGAACGCTATGCTCGGCTAAAACTTGCCGGGTTGGATGATGCTCCCCACCATATTGCTGTATTTTGTGAAACCAACCCCAAACAGGGGCGTGGGCTCGGCCGGGCCACTATGCCGCAAACCACCACATGGTCTGCTGTTATGGCCATTCATACTTTTTGGTTGGCTGCCACTGCACGCAGTGTTGGGGTAGGATGGGTTTCCATTCTTAACCCGCAAGAAGCACATGCTGCTTTAAGTGTTGAACCTAATTGGCAGTTTCTAGCCTATCTATGTGTTGGCTTTCCTGAACAACATGCCAACACACCTGAACTGGAACGCCGCGGGTGGGAACAACGCAACCCAGCCCGAAGGCGGTGGATTCAACGTTAAGGCATGTCATTTTATCAAATACCAGTTGGCACAGAGGCCAGCCGCAACACGGCATCAAGATCAATATGTTGTTCCAGATGATCAGCTAACGCATCCAATGCCTGTTCGACACTTTGATCATGGCACATAGGCAAATCTGCGCCAGCTGTATTCCATACGCCATTTGGCTGAAATGCAGCCCCACCTATACGTGCCAGCAAAGCCATACGTGCGGCGCGATGGTTGAAAATACCGTGCAAATAGGTGCCCCATACATGCCCATTGGTAGAAACGGCACCTTCGGGTTGGTTATCCAAATAAATCAATGGGTTTTGACAATCAGGGCCTGTTGTTTGCCCTACATGCATTTCATATCCAGCAACTTTACGACCTTCTATTGCCAGCTTTCCTTCCTTGTGTTCCAGACTTTTATCTCGGCTTAAAACTGTATCAATTTTTAACAGCCCCAAGCCTTCCGTCTGCCCTACTGCTCCTTCTGTTCCATAAGGATCAGCAACAGTCTTACCCAACATCTGGTAACCACCACAAATCCCCATCACATAGCCGCCATTAGCTACGTGTTCTGCAATCTGCTTGTCCCACCCCTGCTCTTTCAAACAGGCAAGATCAGATAGGGTTGCTTTTGATCCGGGCAATATAATCAGATCACATTCTGGCAAAATCTGCCCACGTTTAACCGGAATAAGGTGCACACCTGGTTCTGCATAAAGTGGGTCTAAATCATCAAAGTTCGCGATCATCGGCAAAAGAGGCACAACAACACGCAACGAAGTATTTTGATTTAATTTTGTTTTTGAATTCTTTTCTGCATACGCAAGTTTTTCATCCAGATCCGCAGCATCTTCTGCTGGCAGGCTCCTCACTTTTGGCAAATCCGGTACAAGCCCTAATGGCTGCCATCCTGTGCGTTCAGCAATAAACTGCATCCCAGAAGCAAATAATGTTGGATCACCCCGCATACGGTTTACAATAAACCCTTTAATACGTTGGGCATCTTCCTGACTTACAACAACCTGTGTGCCAACAAGGCTGGCAATCACTCCGCCTCTATCTATATCCCCCACAAGTACAACCGGTGCATTTACAGCTTCTGCAAACCCCATATTGGCAATATCATGCGCTCGTAAATTGACTTCAGAAGCAGACCCAGCACCTTCTACCAAAACCAGTTCTGCCTTGGCCGCAAGTTTGGAAAAACTTTGTAAAACAGCCGGCATTAAAAATGCTTTTCGGCTCTGATAATCCCGCGCTTGCACTGTTTCTTCAATACGCCCTTGCACAACAAGCTGCGCGCCTGTTTCCCCTTGTGGTTTGAGCAAAACAGGATTCATATCCACGCTTGCAGGCACACCACAGGCACGCGCCTGCAAAGCCTGAGCACGCCCAATTTCACCACCATCCCATGTTACTGCAGCATTATTGGACATGTTCTGCGGCTTAAAAGGTAACACTCTCAGACCGCGCCGCGTAAAAGCCCGCGCAAGACCTGCAACAAGTGTAGATTTGCCTACGCTGGACCCGGTGCCCTGCACCATCAGAACGCGAGCACTCAAAACTCTATACCTTCCTGCGCTTTTACGCCTGCTTTGAAATGGTGTTTCACCAATGTCATTTCTGTTACCAAATCTGCTGCTTCCAGCATGGCTTCCTTGGCATTACGGCCTGTTACGGCAACATGCTGGTTTGCCGGGCGTGCGGAAATATCTGCCAACACCTGTTCTATAGGCAGGTAATCATATCTGAGTGCAATGTTTAGCTCATCCAGAATAACCAACCCAACATCCGGGTTTGCCAGTGTTTGCTGTGCAACACGCCATGCACGCTGGCACGCAGCAATATCTCGCGCTTTATCCTGCGTTTCCCATGTAAAACCTTCACCCAGAGCGTGCCATTCCACCAGATCTTCAAATCGCTCCAGCGCCTTGCGCTCCCCCGTATGCCAAGCCCCCTTGATAAACTGGATCACAACAACACGCCGCCCATAGCCGAGCATCCGCAAAGCCAGACCAAACGCTGCAGTAGATTTTCCTTTTCCGGCACCTGTATTTACAATCAACAGGCCTTTTTCCACTATCTTGCTGGCAACTTCTTTATCTTGCACAGCTTTGCGTTTTTGCATTTTGGTACGGTGATGCTCTGCATCCTGTGCTGATGCTGGCTTTTGCGAAGTTGTCATACCTGGCACGGTTCTTTCTTTTTATGATGTTTGTGAAAATCTGCTTCAGTTGAATTCAAGTTGCTCTTGTCACCTACCATGAACAAGCGCGCAAACCCCTGCGGCATAGAAGGTGCAAGAAGCTGCGGTTTATAGCCGCCTGCAAAGGCGCTAAGCAGCCTTAGCGGACCCCCATGCGATAAAACACATACATTTTCTTCGCGCTGACACACTTCGCGCCAAAAGCTTTGAATTCTCTGATGCAGATCTTGCCCACTTTCACCTTCTGGCGGTGCAAAACCTGCCGGATTCTGTGCCCATTCATCCAGCAATGTGCGGTCTATATCCTGCCAACGCACACCTTCCCACCTACCAAAATTCAATTCCGCCAACCGATGATCCACGCGCAATTCCATACCTGCGCTTTGCGCCAAACGCTGCGCCATCTGCCAACATCTTTGCGCAGGAGAACTGTATAGAACCTGGCACACAGCACCTTTTGCAAGAACAGAAAGCCCAGAAACGATATTCTCCCACCCAGGTTTGAGAGCAACATCCTGCCTGCCATAACAAACGCCCTGTGCAACCTGAACAGGAGCATGCCTTACCAGCAACACGGGAAAAGATCGCATTTCAATATCTCCTTCTCACCGCCTGCCCCAGCTTTATCAGGACGGCAGAGCACTTTGTGCATACCTTGTTATCACACAAATTTCCGCGTTCGTTTTTGCATATGCTCTTTTCACAAATAGGAAGAGTTCAAAATTTTCTGATTGGAACACCGCGCCAGAACATGAAAGAATGACCCGGAAACCAAACCACGCTGACCACCACATACACCAAGGGATGTGCCATCACCTGCTACCAAATCAGCCAGTGGCACATCATCACCTGTTTCCGTGACTGTAGCATAATGGAATTCATGCCCACGCAAGCGTGTACCTGCACAACCCAATACGTTATCTGCCAGTAATGTGGCTTCACGATAGCCCAAATGCAGCTTCCGATGTGCAAAAGATGTTACATGCCCTAACAAACCTGTCATGGAATGTATTTGCCCCTGTGCATCTTCTAACGCACGGCCCAAAACCATATAGCCTCCGCATTCCCCATGCACTGGGTGCTTAAGCGCAAAATCCTGCAACCCTTTTTTAAAGTGCTCTGCCTGCGCTACTTGGCCTGCATAAAGTTCCGGATATCCTCCGGGCAGCCAACAAGCATCACAAGAAGTATCTGGGGCCTGATTGGCCAAGGGAGAAAACGGTATCAATTCCGCACCAGCTTGCCGCCAGAATAAAGAAAGATGCCCATATAGAAACGAAAAAGCGGCATCATCCGCCACGGCAATGCGTTGCCCCGGAGGAGGAATACACGCCTTTGCCATGGATACCTGATCCACTTTCCGCTCAGCCAAAGGCGCTGCCGCTTCTAAAATGGCATCCAAATCCAGTTCACGCTCTGCCTTATCTGCAAGGTCAGATAACCACCCTGCGAGGTTGCCGTGCTCACGCGCCTGCACCAGCCCTAAGTGCCGTTCTGGCAATACCTCACCCTTTTGGCGCAGGAGGGCACCACAAACAGGCAGATCCGCCATAGCCACAGCAGAGCGCGCCAAACGCTCATGCCGTTCGGATGCAACGCGGTTTAGTACAACACCATGCACCTGCACAGCATCGGACCACCGTGCAAAACCCTGTGCAATTGGCCCGACAGATTGCCCCTGTCCGGAAACATCCAGCACCAGCAAAACAGGAATACCAAATAGAGCTGCGATATCAGAAGGCGCGCCACGTGCACCCTCTGGCGCCATCAATCCATCAAACAACCCCATGGCAGATTCCACCACAACCACATCTACATCTTTGGCAGCGGCATCCATAATGCCAGCCAATAAATCTGTAGGCATGCACCAGCTATCCAAGTTCAGAGGTGGGCGATGTGTGATAGCGGCATGAAAAGCGGGATCTATATAATCCGGCCCAGTTTTAACGGCCCCAACCCGTAACCCTCGGCGCTGAAAAGCTGCCAGCAATGCAAGCGTAACCGTTGTTTTGCCACCACCAGAGCGAGGGGCCGCAACCATGATAATACGAGGGGCCTTCATGCCTTGTTTTCCTCATCCAAAACACAAGCCACACTATTTCCCCGTGGATGCCACAAGCCTCTTTGCCATGCATCGGCAAAACGTGCGCGCATTGCTTCTCGTGCTGCTGGGTTTTCCTGTTTCAAAAATGCATCACACACGGCGTTACCTAAGGTTTGGTCAAAAACCAGATCAAATTGCCTATCAAAGCGTTGGGGCAACGTAGCCGCAAATCCGTGCAACGCATCTAGCCCACGCGCCATTTCCGCTGCCCCTGCGTATCCGTGCTGCTGCATGCCATAAATCCATTGCGGATTAGCCAACCGGCCACGCACAATACGCGCCACTTCCTGCGCTGCTGTACGTAAGCGGGGCATATCCGGCCGAGATGTATCTCCATGTAATATAGTTGGCATTGCCCCTAATGTAGCTGCGGCGGCAGAAAGACCACCTTCATGCGCAGCTATATCCGGGCTTTCTAAAATATCGGTTTCTGCATTGTCCTGCACATGCAGCACAGCTTCTGCCTGACCAACCAAATTGGAAAGCGCCTGCATATCCTGCTGGCCATCCCTGCCACCACCATATGTCCAGGATGATCCTTCCAACCAAGCTGTTCCGAGTTCCTGCTTATTGTCCCAAGCGCCTGTATTCAGGCGTTCCTCAACACCTGTGCCGTAATTACCAGCCGCAGCCCCAAAAATACGGGCCGTGGCACGCTTTCGGGCCTCTCCTTCCAGCCCTTTGACAGAAGCTGCCAAAGGGTTCCATTCAGCCGGTTCATTTCGTTGGGCAACAGCAGTCACAGCTTGATCAAACAGGGCTATCTGATCTGCAAAAGCATCCCGAAACAAGCCAGAAACACGCAAAGTTACGTCCACTCTTGGCCTGTCCAGCAATGGCAAGGGAATAATTTCAAACCCGCATACATGCCCTGTACTGGCAGTGCGCTGCACTTCCACCCCCATAAGGCGCAAGGCAAGCGCCATATCCTCACCGCCCGTACGTAAACTGGCAGATCCCCACATATCCATAACAATATGCGTTAGATGTTCCCCCTGTTCCTGCAAATGCCTTGTCAGCAACAGTTTTTCCATTTTTTTGGCCAGCACCATGGCAGAGGGTGTAGGCAATGCACGTGGGTCCACCGTAAACAGGTTACGCCCTGTTGGCAGCACATCTACGCGCCCGCGGGTTGGCGCTCCTGCTGGACCAGGTGCGACAAAACGCCCACTTAATGCTGCAAGAAGCGCCTGAGCCTCTGCTTGTCCACTTTGCATGATTTTATGCGCGACCTTAGACGTAAAAGCAGCATCTTCCTGCCGCCCACAGGCCTGCGCAATAATTTGCACCAGTTTTTTGGAATGTGTAGCTGGTTTGCCAAAAACATGCAGGCCATCACGAATTTGCAGATCTTTTACATCGCACAAATAAGCATCAAGCCGTGCAAGTGCTTCTGCTTCATCCAGTTCTCCGGGGCGCACACCACTTTCGGCCAGCATACCCGTGCGTATGGCTTTATCCAGAATATCAGCACGCAATAAAGCACCGCGACGAGGATCCAGCCCATCTGCCTCAGCATATTCATCAATCAGGCGTTCGAGTTCCTGCGCCTCTGCCGAAAGTTCAGCCTGCATAACAGGGGGCGTCATATGGCCAATAATAACCGCACCCAAACGCCGGCGTGCAGCCGCAGCTTCGCCCGGATTATTAACAATAAATGGGTAAATAACTGGTAAATCACCTGTTAATACGGTTGGCCCACAAGATGGAGATAACGCCACGGCCTTACCGGGCAACCATTCCAGTGTGCCATGCGTACCTAAATGCACCATGGCATCGAGCTTTTTCACATGCTGCAACCACAAGTAAAACGCAACATATGCATGGCATGGCGGTGTATCAGGATCATGATACAGGGCTTTACGATCAGCCACCGCCCCTCTGTCTGGTTGCACAGCCAGAGAAATATTCCCTAGCTGAATGTAACGCAGGCAAAAAACACCATCTTTTACATTGGCATCCTGTTCAGGGTCACCCCATGCTGCACAAACAGATTGCACAAAAGCCGGATCTAAATCTGCCAAAAGCTGACGATAGAGCTTTGTATCAAGAACAGGCTTGGAGCAGCTATCAATCAAAGCAGAAGCAAGGGCTTTTGCATCAGGAGCATCTTCTGCTCCTATATTATAGCCTGCATGATGCAAGAATGTGAGAATGGAAGATGTAGATGCAAAACCATCCAATCCCACAGCATGCGCTATATGCGCTCCAGATTTTTCTAGCCCCGCGCCTGGATAATCAGACAGAATAATAGATATTTTCTTGTCTGGTTGTGGAATTTTCCGCAATCTAGCCCATGCAATTGCACGGCCTGCCACCAACTTTATACCTGGTTTATAAGGATCTCTGAACGCAGGCTGCCCGGGCTCAGCATCCTTTCTGAAAGAAATTGGAAAAGTTGCAATTGTACCATCCAACTCTGGCAAGACCACTTGCATGGCCATATCTGCCCGCGCCAGACCACGTGGGCTTTCTTCCCACAAAGCCTGTGTACATCCCGGCTGCAAAAGTTGCAGAATAGGCGCATCAGCCACATCCAATGGTGAAAAACCATTCTGGTTTCGTGCAGAAAAGCACGTTGCATCCAGAACAACATCAGGTTTTGCAGATTGTAGGTAATGGCTTACATCTTTAGAAACGGATGGATCCTTTAAAGAGGTAACATACACAATCTCTACAGCGCAGCCACGTTGTGCCAGTTCTTCTGCCAGAGATTCCGGGCCTGCCACATCCCCTACCAGCAAATGCGCGCGATACAGGAGTATGATCGCTTTTATCTGGAGTTGCGCCTGAGCTATGGCAGGAGAATAAGAACGATAGACACCCCATGCAGGCAATGCTTTGGGTTGTGTTCCCTTATCTTCCTGCATACCCGCAAGAGCAGACATGAGCCCTAATGCCGCACAGATGTTATCTGGGCCACCTTGCTGGAAAAAACCATTTAAGCGCGCGTAATGTTCAGCAGAAACGGTGGAAAGTTCTGCCAGCCGCCTATCTCCTCCTATATGTCCTACTTGTTGCTGCGCATCAGAGCTATGGCTTTGCAAAATATCACCAGGTAGCAAAGTTAGCGGCACACCTGTTTCACGGCTCCATGCCGCCAACTCTTCTGCCCCATAGCGCCAGTAATCCAAACCACCCAGCAACCGCACGACAACACAGCGCGCTTTTTGCAATGTAGTTTCAATATACAGATCAATCGACATAGGGTGGCGTAACCGTGCAAGACTTGTAACCTGCAAGGTAGGACGCAACGCGCTTCCTTCAGTTTGTGCACGTAAGAGAGCTTCTGCATGGCGCAGGGCCAGAAGATCGCTTTCTGTAAAAGAAAGTACAATCAGATCAGCTGAAGGAAGGTTAAGATCTTCCGCCACTTCCTGTTCATCAAGCGTCCGGTTTTCCCGCACCAAGAGATGCATAAGCCCACTCCGTCCTTAATCAGGCCGTTACCAATGTACCGCCAAGCGCCTTGGCTATGGCCGGAGCCTCCAGCCCCTTTTGCCCGATCACGACAATGCGGCCTTCTCGTCCATCATTGGCAGCAAGAGGACGATCAAATTCGTGCCGAAAACGCGTTCCCACACCCTGCACTGCCAAACGCATGGCCTTACCTGCCACTGCGGCAAAACCTTTCATGCGCAG contains:
- the cobN gene encoding cobaltochelatase subunit CobN encodes the protein MHLLVRENRTLDEQEVAEDLNLPSADLIVLSFTESDLLALRHAEALLRAQTEGSALRPTLQVTSLARLRHPMSIDLYIETTLQKARCVVVRLLGGLDYWRYGAEELAAWSRETGVPLTLLPGDILQSHSSDAQQQVGHIGGDRRLAELSTVSAEHYARLNGFFQQGGPDNICAALGLMSALAGMQEDKGTQPKALPAWGVYRSYSPAIAQAQLQIKAIILLYRAHLLVGDVAGPESLAEELAQRGCAVEIVYVTSLKDPSVSKDVSHYLQSAKPDVVLDATCFSARNQNGFSPLDVADAPILQLLQPGCTQALWEESPRGLARADMAMQVVLPELDGTIATFPISFRKDAEPGQPAFRDPYKPGIKLVAGRAIAWARLRKIPQPDKKISIILSDYPGAGLEKSGAHIAHAVGLDGFASTSSILTFLHHAGYNIGAEDAPDAKALASALIDSCSKPVLDTKLYRQLLADLDPAFVQSVCAAWGDPEQDANVKDGVFCLRYIQLGNISLAVQPDRGAVADRKALYHDPDTPPCHAYVAFYLWLQHVKKLDAMVHLGTHGTLEWLPGKAVALSPSCGPTVLTGDLPVIYPFIVNNPGEAAAARRRLGAVIIGHMTPPVMQAELSAEAQELERLIDEYAEADGLDPRRGALLRADILDKAIRTGMLAESGVRPGELDEAEALARLDAYLCDVKDLQIRDGLHVFGKPATHSKKLVQIIAQACGRQEDAAFTSKVAHKIMQSGQAEAQALLAALSGRFVAPGPAGAPTRGRVDVLPTGRNLFTVDPRALPTPSAMVLAKKMEKLLLTRHLQEQGEHLTHIVMDMWGSASLRTGGEDMALALRLMGVEVQRTASTGHVCGFEIIPLPLLDRPRVDVTLRVSGLFRDAFADQIALFDQAVTAVAQRNEPAEWNPLAASVKGLEGEARKRATARIFGAAAGNYGTGVEERLNTGAWDNKQELGTAWLEGSSWTYGGGRDGQQDMQALSNLVGQAEAVLHVQDNAETDILESPDIAAHEGGLSAAAATLGAMPTILHGDTSRPDMPRLRTAAQEVARIVRGRLANPQWIYGMQQHGYAGAAEMARGLDALHGFAATLPQRFDRQFDLVFDQTLGNAVCDAFLKQENPAAREAMRARFADAWQRGLWHPRGNSVACVLDEENKA